One part of the Bdellovibrio bacteriovorus genome encodes these proteins:
- a CDS encoding DUF3617 domain-containing protein: MKFLILLTALFTASTSFAAFDIKPGLWEVKMQMTLDGKAFDPMAEMNKALEQLPPEQRKKMEAMLSGSDKIPVTKNGYRICYTADMLKNPNKVMEGTKACTTKITTQTAKKLAGTFDCPKDDAKGDFEWNAKSSNEYEGLMNGKTSKGSNTQIRYQGKFISADCGKVKPVL, translated from the coding sequence ATGAAGTTTTTGATTTTGCTCACCGCACTTTTTACCGCTTCCACATCATTCGCAGCTTTTGATATCAAGCCCGGCCTTTGGGAAGTAAAAATGCAAATGACCCTGGACGGAAAAGCCTTTGATCCTATGGCTGAAATGAACAAAGCCCTGGAACAACTGCCACCCGAGCAAAGAAAAAAGATGGAAGCGATGCTATCGGGCTCTGACAAAATCCCCGTCACAAAAAATGGTTATCGTATCTGCTACACTGCCGACATGCTGAAAAATCCCAACAAAGTGATGGAAGGCACCAAGGCCTGCACCACCAAGATCACCACGCAGACTGCCAAGAAGCTGGCGGGAACTTTTGACTGTCCGAAAGACGACGCCAAGGGTGACTTTGAATGGAATGCCAAATCCAGCAACGAATACGAAGGCTTGATGAACGGCAAAACCAGCAAAGGCAGCAACACACAAATTCGCTATCAGGGTAAGTTTATTTCTGCTGATTGCGGTAAAGTGAAGCCTGTACTTTAG